The stretch of DNA CTGTGCCACGGCCCGCTGTGGCAAGCACGTGACCTGGGTTGTCACAAATTCGCTGACCACGACGGTAGCGATCTACCTTCTTTCCCGTCAGCAATTCATCCGGCGGTTAAACCGAAAGAAGGACGATCATGGGGTTGCCGCATCCATACCGGTGCACTTCGCCGGTCGCTTATTGGATCGTGGGGCTCTCGCTGCATCTGCGGCACGCGACGGAATCACGGCCCGGTGCGCTGCCGGGAGGCGAGTGGACTCCCACGTTGTGCGGCACGTGGATCCGCGTCCCGTTCGACACTCCGGCTCCGCGCAGGCCGCGTTCCGAGTCGATCGCGATCCGCTGCACCCCGTGCTCCGAAATCGTCGCCGCCCAGGCTTATCTCTCGATCACCTGGGACTTCTGACCGCACCGCCGACAAACCCCGGTCCGGTGGCAATTTCCCCCGACAACGCCGGACCGGTCGGTGGCCGGGCGCTCACCTCCCCGAATCCCCGCGCCCGGCCACCACTCCCCGAGCGAACGGACCGTTCGTCCCAATAGATCGGTCAAACGGTCCGTTCACTCGGAAACTTCGGCGGGGCGCACGGGGTCGATCTCCAGGATTTCGGCTTCGCAGTTTCGCCGGACCTGTTCGAGTTCCGGCTTCGGGACCGCCACCCACGGCTGCTCGTCGCCGAGGCAAGAGGCCAGCCGCTCCGGTGAGCTGAACGCCAGCAGCACCAGCTCACCGTCTTCGGTTCGCCCCAACTGCACGGTGACCTCGCTCTGCGGCGCGGTCACCGGTTCCGAGGGGAGGACGAAGACTTCCCCCGGCTCCGGCGGCGTCGGCGCCACCGGCTCGTCCTCGTCCTCGTCCAACTGCTCGACGCCGAAGACCGCAGGAGCCACACCTTCATCGTCCGCGGCGAAAATGTCGCGTTCGCTCATCAACTCAATCCCCGCGCCGCTCGGCGTCGTCACGATCGTCGTCGTAACCATCGGCGTCGTCGTCAACACGATGCATGAGTTCGGAAAGTACGCAGACCATCCCGAAGAACAACATCAACGTGAAAATGCCACCGCCGATCTTCGCAGCGTGCGGGTCCGCGCCGAACGCCGCAGCCAGCGGA from Saccharopolyspora sp. SCSIO 74807 encodes:
- a CDS encoding SAV_915 family protein, with protein sequence MSERDIFAADDEGVAPAVFGVEQLDEDEDEPVAPTPPEPGEVFVLPSEPVTAPQSEVTVQLGRTEDGELVLLAFSSPERLASCLGDEQPWVAVPKPELEQVRRNCEAEILEIDPVRPAEVSE